In Duganella zoogloeoides, a single genomic region encodes these proteins:
- the kynU gene encoding kynureninase — protein MTTEQDCLALDAADPLAAQRAQFALPDGVIYLDGNSLGARPKASLQRAQQVIAAEWGDDLIRSWNTAGWYDLPRRLGSLLAPLVGAAEDEVVVTDSTSVNLFKALAAAIKMQAADPVRASRRVIITERDNFPSDIYMAEGLLGWLERGYELKLLDSWADLPAALGGDAGAQVAVVMLTHVNYRTGRMFDMAATTAQIHAAGALAIWDLAHSAGAVPVELNAANADFAVGCTYKYLNGGPGSPAFIWVPKRHHEQFSQPLTGWWTHRQPFAMQPSYAPVAGIGRALCGTQPVVSLALVECGLEIFHQVPMAALRAKSLALSDLFIALLEEHCADHPLALITPRTHAERGSQVSVMHPHGYAVMQALIARGVIGDYREPQVMRFGFTPLYTTYQDVWRAVMVLKDILDRRDYQVDAKRDAVT, from the coding sequence TGATTTACCTCGACGGCAATTCGCTGGGCGCGCGGCCCAAGGCCTCCCTGCAACGCGCGCAGCAGGTGATTGCTGCCGAGTGGGGCGACGACCTGATCCGCAGCTGGAACACGGCCGGCTGGTACGACCTGCCGCGTCGCCTTGGCTCACTGTTGGCGCCGCTGGTGGGCGCTGCCGAGGACGAGGTGGTGGTCACCGATTCGACGTCGGTCAACCTGTTCAAGGCGCTGGCCGCCGCCATCAAGATGCAGGCGGCCGATCCAGTCCGTGCCAGTCGGCGCGTGATCATCACCGAGCGCGACAATTTTCCCAGCGATATCTACATGGCCGAAGGCCTGCTGGGCTGGCTCGAACGCGGCTATGAACTGAAACTGCTCGACTCGTGGGCCGACCTGCCGGCCGCGCTCGGCGGCGACGCCGGCGCGCAAGTGGCGGTGGTCATGCTCACCCACGTCAACTACCGCACCGGCCGCATGTTCGACATGGCTGCCACCACGGCGCAGATCCATGCCGCCGGCGCGCTGGCGATCTGGGACCTGGCCCATTCTGCCGGCGCGGTGCCGGTGGAACTGAACGCCGCCAACGCCGACTTCGCGGTCGGTTGCACCTACAAGTACCTCAACGGCGGCCCCGGTTCGCCGGCGTTCATCTGGGTGCCCAAGCGCCACCATGAACAGTTCTCGCAGCCGCTCACCGGCTGGTGGACCCATCGCCAGCCGTTTGCCATGCAGCCGTCGTATGCGCCGGTGGCCGGCATCGGCCGCGCGCTGTGCGGTACCCAGCCGGTGGTGTCGCTGGCGCTGGTGGAATGCGGCCTGGAGATTTTCCACCAGGTGCCGATGGCGGCGCTGCGCGCCAAGTCGCTGGCGCTGTCCGACCTGTTTATCGCGCTGCTCGAAGAACATTGCGCCGACCATCCTTTGGCGCTGATCACGCCGCGCACCCACGCCGAGCGTGGCAGCCAGGTGAGCGTGATGCATCCGCACGGTTACGCGGTGATGCAGGCCCTGATCGCGCGCGGCGTGATCGGCGACTACCGCGAACCGCAGGTGATGCGCTTCGGTTTCACGCCGCTGTACACCACGTACCAGGACGTGTGGCGTGCGGTGATGGTATTGAAGGATATCCTCGACCGCCGCGATTACCAGGTCGATGCCAAGCGCGATGCGGTAACCTGA
- the kynA gene encoding tryptophan 2,3-dioxygenase: MKCPVSHGAATPAPSQPADYHGAQLDFSKDMSYGDYLSLDTILSAQHPLSPEHNELLFIIQHQTSELWMKLMLHELHGARDNIAAGQLPAAMKMLARVAAIMNQLVHAWDVLSTMTPPEYTAIRPYLGASSGFQSHQYREIEFLLGNKNATHLQVHQHKPEAYAVLKRALEAPSIYDQAIMVMANSGLAVDAARLAGPWDQPVKSDNSVKAAWTTVYQNTGEYWPLYELAEKLVDLETAFRLWRFRHVTTVQRVIGFKMGTGGTDGVNYLRKMLDVVLFPELFELRTEL, from the coding sequence ATGAAATGTCCGGTATCCCACGGCGCCGCAACGCCAGCCCCGAGCCAGCCAGCCGATTACCACGGCGCCCAGCTCGATTTTTCAAAAGACATGAGTTACGGCGACTACCTGTCGCTCGACACCATCCTGTCGGCCCAGCACCCGCTCTCGCCCGAGCACAACGAGCTTCTGTTCATCATCCAGCACCAGACCAGCGAGCTGTGGATGAAGCTCATGCTGCATGAGCTGCACGGCGCGCGCGACAATATCGCGGCAGGCCAGCTGCCGGCCGCGATGAAAATGCTGGCGCGCGTGGCGGCCATCATGAACCAGCTGGTGCATGCATGGGATGTGCTGTCCACCATGACGCCGCCCGAGTACACGGCGATCCGCCCGTACCTGGGCGCGTCGTCGGGCTTCCAGTCGCACCAGTACCGCGAAATCGAATTCCTGCTCGGAAACAAGAACGCCACCCACCTGCAAGTGCACCAGCACAAGCCGGAAGCGTACGCGGTGCTCAAGCGCGCGCTCGAGGCGCCGTCGATCTACGACCAGGCCATCATGGTGATGGCCAACAGCGGCCTGGCCGTCGATGCCGCGCGCCTGGCGGGGCCGTGGGACCAGCCGGTCAAATCCGACAACTCGGTGAAGGCTGCGTGGACCACCGTGTATCAAAACACGGGTGAGTACTGGCCGCTGTACGAGCTGGCCGAAAAGCTGGTGGACCTGGAGACCGCGTTCCGGCTGTGGCGCTTCCGCCATGTCACCACGGTGCAGCGCGTGATCGGCTTCAAGATGGGCACCGGCGGCACCGATGGCGTCAACTACTTGCGCAAGATGCTCGACGTGGTGTTGTTTCCAGAACTGTTCGAGTTACGTACAGAACTTTGA
- the ccoS gene encoding cbb3-type cytochrome oxidase assembly protein CcoS: MEALLLLIPLSVLLVFVALWIFFRASDDGQFDDLVGPGLRVLQDDDRPHQAAPEDQSSVRNSNSSGNNTTSSILRK, translated from the coding sequence ATGGAGGCGCTGCTGCTGTTGATTCCCCTGAGCGTGCTGCTGGTGTTCGTCGCCCTGTGGATTTTTTTCCGCGCGTCCGACGACGGCCAGTTCGACGACCTGGTGGGGCCCGGCCTGCGGGTGCTGCAGGATGACGACCGCCCGCACCAAGCCGCCCCGGAAGATCAAAGTTCTGTACGTAACTCGAACAGTTCTGGAAACAACACCACGTCGAGCATCTTGCGCAAGTAG
- a CDS encoding heavy metal translocating P-type ATPase gives MPDTPLTQRAASAHAGCYHCGEPVPSSANWPVDIDGVIHTMCCPGCAAVAQTIVDLGQASYYRDRSSFAASAGTAHLVPPELQLYDNADPRFARDDNTRETTFAVEGIRCAACVWLIEHRLARLPGVEAAQLNVATERLYVRWRRADCRPGDILAALHAIGYTAYPYDAGRHQVQQRQAARTLGRQLFVAGLAMMQVMMYVAPAYMSNGDGTLDPAMASLMQWASLLLTIPAVSYAALPFWRGALASLRARTLGMDVPVALGIAAAFGASVIATVRGTGEVWFDSVTMFIFLLLCSRWYELRARRRAGAALERLHHALPASATLLAQYPDSRGATLVRAAALQIGDVIMIKPGEAVAADCVVVDGNTSLDLSLLSGESAPVAKDTGAALPGGAINAGAVVLARVTRRAQDSTMSSLVKLIDRAGQGKPRIALWADRVAAWFVAGLLLFAICAFGFWSWHDGNLLRAWPIAIAVLVVSCPCALSLATPTALAAATDRLLRGGVLVTGAQTLETLHRATHIVFDKTGTLTHGRPVLQATVPLGAMRAGFCLQVAAALDAGSAHPLARAIVAAAVTAGGGRREDWHPNTVREVPGCGIEAVLHNRRYRLGSAAFVAGIAGMAGTTTTVASTGTAGTAGPPGVSAVDGTGIAAAVGPTAMTASAELADMPGYSGQPGTGLAPAHQVADGATPVYLGAEGQWLACLQLHDGLRPDAQATVDYFRRTGKTVVLLSGDHDVLARRVGDRLGIGTTVGGYLPEEKLAFVKQLQMKGAVVAMVGDGINDAAVLSAADVSFAMGEGAALAQAHADAVLLGGRLGAVADSARVAARTMRVIRQNLAWASVYNVTAIPAAALGLLNPWLSGVGMAASSAVVVANALRLRRAGKAS, from the coding sequence ATGCCTGACACCCCACTGACACAACGCGCGGCCAGCGCGCACGCTGGCTGCTACCACTGCGGCGAACCGGTGCCCTCCTCCGCCAACTGGCCGGTGGACATCGACGGCGTTATCCACACCATGTGCTGCCCCGGCTGCGCGGCAGTGGCGCAGACCATCGTCGACCTCGGGCAGGCGTCGTACTACCGCGACCGTTCTTCATTTGCCGCCAGCGCCGGCACTGCCCACCTGGTACCGCCCGAGCTGCAACTGTATGACAACGCCGACCCGCGCTTCGCCCGCGACGACAACACGCGCGAGACCACGTTCGCGGTCGAAGGCATCCGCTGCGCCGCCTGCGTGTGGCTGATCGAACACCGGCTGGCGCGCCTGCCCGGCGTGGAAGCGGCCCAGCTCAACGTTGCCACCGAGCGCCTGTACGTGCGCTGGCGCCGGGCCGACTGCCGCCCCGGCGACATCCTGGCCGCGCTGCACGCGATCGGCTACACCGCGTATCCGTACGATGCCGGCCGCCACCAGGTGCAGCAGCGCCAGGCCGCGCGCACATTGGGCCGCCAGCTGTTCGTGGCCGGCCTGGCGATGATGCAGGTGATGATGTACGTGGCGCCGGCCTATATGTCCAATGGCGACGGCACGCTCGATCCGGCCATGGCGTCGCTGATGCAGTGGGCCAGCCTGCTGCTCACGATACCCGCAGTCAGTTATGCCGCGCTGCCGTTCTGGCGCGGCGCCCTGGCCAGCCTGCGCGCGCGCACCCTGGGCATGGACGTGCCGGTGGCGCTGGGTATCGCCGCCGCCTTCGGCGCGAGCGTGATCGCCACCGTGCGCGGCACCGGCGAAGTGTGGTTCGATTCGGTCACCATGTTCATCTTCCTGCTGCTGTGCAGCCGCTGGTACGAGCTGCGCGCGCGGCGTCGCGCCGGCGCCGCGCTCGAACGGCTGCACCACGCGCTGCCGGCATCGGCCACCTTGCTGGCCCAGTATCCCGACAGCCGGGGCGCCACGCTGGTGCGCGCGGCCGCGCTGCAAATCGGCGACGTCATCATGATCAAGCCCGGTGAGGCGGTGGCGGCCGACTGCGTGGTGGTCGATGGCAACACGTCGCTCGACCTCTCGCTGCTGTCGGGCGAAAGCGCGCCCGTGGCAAAAGACACCGGCGCAGCGCTGCCCGGCGGCGCCATCAACGCCGGCGCCGTGGTGCTGGCGCGGGTAACGCGGCGGGCCCAGGACAGCACCATGTCGAGCCTGGTAAAGCTGATCGACCGCGCGGGACAGGGCAAGCCGCGCATCGCGCTGTGGGCCGACCGCGTGGCGGCGTGGTTCGTGGCAGGGCTGCTGCTGTTTGCCATCTGCGCTTTCGGCTTCTGGAGCTGGCACGACGGCAACCTGCTGCGCGCCTGGCCGATCGCGATTGCAGTATTGGTGGTGTCGTGTCCATGCGCGCTGTCGCTGGCCACGCCCACCGCGCTGGCCGCCGCCACCGACCGCCTGCTGCGCGGCGGCGTGCTGGTGACCGGCGCCCAAACCCTCGAAACCCTGCACCGCGCCACCCACATCGTGTTCGACAAGACCGGCACCCTCACCCACGGCCGCCCGGTACTGCAAGCGACCGTGCCGCTGGGCGCCATGCGCGCCGGCTTCTGCCTGCAAGTGGCTGCCGCGCTCGACGCCGGCAGCGCCCACCCGCTGGCACGCGCCATCGTCGCGGCAGCCGTCACGGCCGGCGGCGGACGGCGCGAGGACTGGCACCCGAACACGGTACGCGAAGTGCCCGGCTGCGGCATCGAGGCCGTGCTGCACAACCGGCGCTACCGGCTGGGCAGCGCTGCTTTCGTGGCAGGGATCGCGGGCATGGCGGGAACCACCACAACGGTCGCCAGCACCGGAACAGCGGGTACGGCAGGACCGCCCGGAGTGTCCGCAGTGGACGGCACGGGGATTGCGGCGGCTGTCGGCCCAACCGCAATGACGGCAAGCGCCGAACTTGCGGACATGCCGGGATACTCCGGCCAGCCTGGCACCGGCCTGGCGCCCGCCCACCAGGTAGCGGACGGCGCCACGCCCGTGTACCTCGGTGCGGAGGGCCAATGGCTCGCCTGCCTGCAACTGCACGACGGCCTGCGGCCCGACGCCCAGGCCACGGTCGATTATTTCCGCCGTACCGGCAAGACGGTGGTGCTGCTCAGCGGTGACCATGACGTGCTGGCGCGCCGCGTCGGCGACCGGCTCGGCATCGGCACCACCGTGGGCGGCTACCTGCCCGAAGAAAAGCTGGCGTTTGTAAAACAGCTGCAGATGAAGGGTGCGGTGGTGGCGATGGTGGGCGACGGCATCAACGACGCCGCCGTGCTGAGCGCGGCCGACGTGTCGTTTGCGATGGGCGAAGGCGCCGCGCTGGCGCAAGCCCATGCCGACGCGGTGCTGCTGGGCGGCCGGCTCGGCGCCGTGGCCGACAGCGCCCGCGTGGCTGCGCGCACCATGCGCGTGATCCGCCAGAACCTGGCCTGGGCCAGTGTGTACAACGTGACCGCGATTCCGGCGGCGGCGCTGGGGTTACTCAATCCGTGGCTGTCGGGCGTGGGCATGGCCGCCAGTTCGGCGGTGGTGGTGGCCAACGCGCTGCGGCTGCGCCGCGCCGGCAAGGCGTCGTGA
- a CDS encoding sulfite exporter TauE/SafE family protein, whose translation MAVQLLPVFLVGLAGSIHCVGMCGGIVGALSASASTGAARAPVRTMIPIAAPGASATAGPAGASTAGAAASNGTAAALTRVLAYNTGRIASYMLAGAIAGGLAGGAQSLAGLAGVQLGFYWLANLMLVALGLHLMNAWRGLAWLEQGGRLLWQRAQPVIAPWMTTLLPVQKPQQALALGALWGWLPCGMVYSVLLTAMLSGDAFDGATVMLAFGLGTLPMLVGLGLIGARVQRAMRRPLVRIACGVAVLGFGLLGLLRAGGGDGITPEWITILCLTPH comes from the coding sequence ATGGCCGTCCAGCTGCTTCCCGTGTTCCTGGTCGGCCTGGCCGGCAGCATTCATTGCGTGGGCATGTGTGGCGGCATTGTCGGCGCGTTGTCGGCCAGCGCCAGCACGGGCGCCGCGCGCGCGCCGGTAAGAACGATGATTCCGATAGCGGCCCCCGGCGCCAGTGCCACTGCCGGTCCTGCCGGTGCTTCCACCGCTGGTGCTGCTGCCAGTAACGGCACTGCCGCAGCGCTGACGCGGGTACTGGCCTATAACACCGGCCGCATTGCCAGCTACATGCTGGCCGGCGCCATCGCGGGCGGCCTGGCCGGCGGCGCGCAAAGCCTGGCCGGTCTGGCCGGCGTGCAGTTGGGCTTTTACTGGCTGGCCAACCTGATGCTGGTCGCCCTCGGATTACACCTGATGAACGCCTGGCGCGGCCTGGCGTGGCTGGAACAGGGCGGCCGCCTGCTGTGGCAGCGCGCGCAGCCCGTCATCGCGCCGTGGATGACAACCCTGCTGCCGGTGCAGAAGCCGCAGCAGGCGCTGGCGCTCGGCGCACTGTGGGGCTGGCTGCCATGTGGCATGGTGTACAGCGTGCTGCTCACCGCCATGCTCAGCGGCGACGCCTTCGACGGCGCCACCGTGATGCTGGCCTTTGGCCTCGGCACCTTGCCGATGCTGGTCGGCCTGGGGTTGATCGGCGCGCGCGTGCAGCGCGCCATGCGCCGGCCGCTGGTGCGCATCGCCTGCGGCGTGGCGGTGCTGGGATTTGGTTTGCTGGGACTGCTGCGCGCCGGCGGCGGTGACGGCATTACGCCGGAATGGATCACTATCTTATGCCTGACACCCCACTGA
- the hemN gene encoding oxygen-independent coproporphyrinogen III oxidase, which produces MSTSSITASAIDAVEFDAAIISKLSQSGPRYTSYPTADRFVPDFGYGQFLEAVAGLRLRRSQRPLSLYIHVPFCDTICYYCGCNKIVTKDHGKAATYLGYLKQELDMQGRLFAGIGQIEQLHFGGGTPTYLSDRQMGDLMAYLRENFDFAPDALGEYSIEIDPRTVTPERIHSLRAQGFNRVSLGVQDFDPEVQQAVNRIQPEAETRAVMAAARDAGFRSISIDLIYGLPRQTMATMERTLDKVIDASPDRIALYNYAHLPHLFKPQRRIADADLPTAAVKLDLLALCIRRLCAAGYVYIGMDHFAKPDDELAVAQRQGRLQRNFQGYSTRAEADLISCGVSAISAIGATYSQNEKTLDAYYEKLDAGVLPITRGVKLDNDDLLRRIVIQKLMCNFELSLASLEQSFPITFRHYFAAELEQLEAFAQDGLLTVDHEWISVTPKGRLLIRNICMVFDRYLATARLDSAQPLRYSKTI; this is translated from the coding sequence ATGTCTACCTCCAGCATTACCGCGTCGGCCATCGATGCGGTCGAATTCGACGCCGCCATCATCAGCAAACTGAGCCAGTCCGGTCCGCGCTACACCTCGTACCCGACCGCCGACCGCTTCGTCCCGGACTTCGGCTATGGCCAGTTCCTGGAAGCGGTGGCGGGCCTGCGCCTGCGCCGCAGCCAGCGCCCGCTGTCGCTGTACATCCACGTGCCGTTCTGCGACACCATCTGCTACTACTGCGGCTGCAACAAGATCGTCACCAAGGATCACGGCAAGGCCGCTACCTACCTCGGCTACCTCAAGCAGGAACTCGACATGCAGGGCCGGCTGTTCGCCGGCATCGGCCAGATCGAGCAGCTGCACTTCGGCGGCGGCACGCCCACCTACCTGAGCGACCGCCAGATGGGCGACCTGATGGCCTACTTGCGCGAGAACTTCGACTTCGCACCCGATGCGCTGGGCGAATACTCGATCGAGATCGACCCGCGCACCGTGACACCGGAACGCATCCACTCGCTGCGCGCGCAAGGTTTCAATCGCGTCAGCCTGGGCGTGCAGGATTTCGATCCCGAGGTGCAGCAGGCGGTCAACCGCATCCAGCCCGAAGCGGAAACCCGGGCCGTGATGGCGGCCGCGCGCGACGCCGGCTTCCGCTCGATCAGCATCGACCTGATTTACGGCCTGCCCAGGCAGACCATGGCCACCATGGAGCGCACGCTCGACAAGGTGATCGACGCCAGCCCCGACCGCATCGCCCTGTACAACTACGCCCACCTGCCGCATTTGTTCAAGCCGCAGCGCCGGATTGCGGACGCCGACCTGCCCACCGCCGCCGTCAAGCTCGACCTGCTGGCGCTGTGCATCCGCCGCCTGTGCGCGGCCGGCTACGTGTACATCGGCATGGACCATTTCGCCAAGCCCGACGACGAGCTGGCCGTGGCCCAGCGCCAGGGCCGCCTGCAGCGCAATTTCCAGGGTTATTCCACCCGCGCCGAAGCGGACCTGATCTCGTGCGGCGTCTCGGCCATCAGCGCGATTGGCGCCACCTACAGCCAGAACGAAAAGACGCTCGACGCCTACTACGAAAAGCTCGACGCCGGCGTGCTGCCGATCACGCGTGGCGTCAAGCTCGACAACGACGACCTGCTGCGCCGCATCGTGATCCAGAAGCTGATGTGCAATTTCGAACTGTCGCTGGCCTCGCTCGAGCAATCGTTCCCGATCACGTTCCGCCATTATTTTGCCGCCGAACTGGAACAACTGGAGGCGTTTGCGCAGGACGGCCTGCTCACGGTCGACCACGAGTGGATCAGCGTCACGCCCAAGGGCCGGCTGTTGATACGCAATATCTGCATGGTGTTCGACCGCTACCTGGCCACGGCAAGACTCGATAGCGCGCAACCGCTGCGCTACTCGAAAACCATCTGA
- a CDS encoding methyl-accepting chemotaxis protein → MRNNQPVSNREVEVLDDQAIVSKTDMNGNIVYVNPYFTQISGFTEEELIGAPQNIVRHPDMPAEAFADLWESIKGGTPWTGIVKNRCKNGDHYWVRANITPIREHGKTIGYMSVRVKAERHQVAEAEEAYKAIRAGDGHGIRIKNGQLIRPGTLRLLARLSHVSLGMRIWLATSVVNVLQLGVCVAALMGNEGHRYAIFGATFLGLLINIFLWYTLRVSMLAPLRQALEGARSIAAGDLTASFDTHATDEVGQLLRALQQMNSNLIATIRDVRINVETMAVATRQIAAGNADLSGRTEAQAASLEETASSVEQFSATVKQNADNSAQANDLAVSASHVAVQGGEIVADVIATMDEINASSRKIVDIIGLIEGIAFQTNILALNAAVEAARAGEQGRGFAVVAGEVRNLAQRSATAAKDIKNLIDVSVGKVSAGMVQVDRAGATMKQVVSSVQQVTAIMREISVASHEQSIGVDQVNSAIAHMDQVTQQNAALVEEAAAATASLAVEAGGLTQAVSLFKFGRAPSRARASSGGNKAARPAAKTEPRRLAA, encoded by the coding sequence ATGCGCAACAACCAACCCGTCAGCAACCGCGAAGTGGAAGTCCTGGACGACCAGGCGATTGTTTCCAAGACCGATATGAATGGCAACATCGTCTATGTGAACCCGTATTTCACCCAGATCAGCGGTTTTACGGAAGAAGAACTGATCGGCGCACCGCAGAACATTGTGCGCCATCCCGACATGCCGGCCGAAGCGTTTGCCGACCTGTGGGAATCGATCAAGGGCGGCACGCCGTGGACCGGCATCGTCAAGAACCGTTGCAAGAACGGCGACCACTACTGGGTGCGCGCCAACATCACCCCGATCCGCGAACATGGCAAGACCATCGGCTACATGTCGGTGCGGGTCAAGGCCGAACGCCACCAGGTGGCCGAAGCCGAAGAAGCATACAAGGCCATCCGCGCCGGCGACGGCCACGGCATCCGCATCAAGAACGGCCAGTTGATCCGTCCCGGAACATTGCGGCTGCTGGCGCGCCTGTCCCACGTCTCGCTGGGCATGCGCATCTGGCTCGCCACCAGCGTGGTCAACGTGCTGCAACTGGGCGTGTGCGTGGCCGCGCTGATGGGCAACGAAGGTCACCGCTACGCCATCTTCGGCGCCACCTTCCTCGGCCTGTTGATCAACATCTTCCTGTGGTACACCTTGCGGGTCTCGATGCTGGCGCCGCTCAGGCAGGCGCTCGAGGGCGCCCGGTCGATCGCCGCCGGCGACCTGACCGCATCGTTCGACACCCATGCCACCGACGAGGTGGGCCAGCTGCTGCGCGCGCTGCAGCAGATGAACAGCAACCTGATCGCCACCATCCGCGACGTGCGCATCAACGTGGAAACCATGGCCGTGGCCACGCGCCAGATCGCCGCCGGCAACGCCGACCTGTCGGGCCGCACCGAGGCGCAGGCCGCCAGCCTGGAAGAGACGGCATCGTCGGTCGAACAGTTCTCGGCCACCGTCAAGCAGAATGCCGACAACTCGGCTCAAGCCAACGACCTGGCCGTGAGCGCCTCGCATGTTGCCGTGCAGGGCGGCGAAATTGTCGCCGACGTCATTGCCACCATGGACGAAATCAACGCCTCGTCGCGCAAGATCGTCGACATCATCGGCCTGATCGAAGGCATTGCTTTCCAGACCAATATCCTGGCGCTCAACGCGGCCGTGGAAGCAGCCCGTGCCGGCGAACAGGGTCGCGGCTTTGCGGTCGTGGCCGGCGAAGTGCGCAACCTGGCGCAGCGCAGCGCCACCGCCGCCAAGGACATCAAGAACCTGATCGACGTCTCGGTCGGCAAGGTCAGCGCCGGCATGGTGCAGGTGGACCGCGCCGGCGCCACCATGAAGCAGGTGGTGTCGTCGGTACAGCAGGTCACCGCCATCATGCGCGAAATCTCGGTCGCCTCGCACGAGCAGAGCATCGGCGTCGACCAGGTCAATTCGGCCATCGCCCACATGGACCAGGTCACGCAGCAGAACGCCGCGCTGGTCGAAGAAGCGGCAGCGGCCACCGCCAGCCTGGCCGTGGAAGCGGGCGGCCTGACGCAGGCGGTCAGCCTGTTCAAGTTCGGCCGCGCACCATCGCGGGCCAGGGCCAGCAGCGGTGGCAACAAGGCGGCCCGCCCGGCCGCCAAGACGGAACCCCGCCGCCTGGCAGCCTGA